The Sporocytophaga myxococcoides DSM 11118 genome contains the following window.
AATAAACTGGATGCTGCAGCGCTTCCCTGTTGCATGTTGGCCTTATTCTGACCTTGTGGCTTTTGATAAGTATTCTTTTTCTTGTTTCTCGGATCGTTTGAAGATAAAAGATCTTCTCCTTCTTCAATCGTCTTTAAAACATAAAACTCATCATCAGTCTTTAATATCTTCAGGCTATTAGCGTAAGCCATCTTTTGAATAGCGTTTTCAAATGGCATATCTTCAATATAGGCACTCACCAATTTCCCTGTCAAACCAGAAGAAAGAATCACATTCTTCTTTGTTGTCTGTGTTATCTTCTTTGCAACTTTATCTAAAGTATCATTTTTAAGGTCTAAGCTTAGAAGATTGTTATAGCTATTATACTTGACAAGTATTTCTCTTGGAGGAGCTGCAGCCTGTATTACAGGAGGTGGGTTATACTTTTTAAATGACATGATCGAACCAACAAACTGAACATCCAGCTCATGTTCTTTTGCCAGAAAAAGTAGAATGTTGTATACCTTTTCGTTGGTGAAATTATTATAAACACGAATATTCAAAGTCGGATCTACACTTATATTCAGATTGTGCGACTCAGCTATCCCTCTCAGAAACTCCTGAATAGACGCTCCTGAAACTGAAAAATCAACAGTTTCTTTAAGACCAGGACTTAGATCTGCAAGATCTCTTAGTCGTTGTTCAAGATCTGAATATCTGTCTTGCTGAGCCCAAGCATTTCCAGTCCAAAGGAACAAGATCAAATAAAAATATAATAGCTTTGTTTTCACTTTAAAAATTAACTAATAATGGATAAATTTCTTCTAATGATGTTAACCCCTCTTCAAAAAGTTCGAAAGCATTCTCCGAAAGTGTTTTTATATTTCTTTCTTTAAGTTCTGAGGAAACGTCAAATACGCCTCCCTTAATTCTCTCCGCAAGCTCATAATCTATCGGTATCACCTCATATACTGCTTTACGACCTTTGTAACCAGTATAAAAACAATGGTCACACCCCTTAGGTACAAAATGCCTTGTCACTGTTCTATAGGCCTTAAACTGTCTTGGATAAAGGTTAGGATCAAAGGACACTTCCTCTTTGCAATGCAGACAAAGTGTTCTGACAAGTCGTTGCGCTACTGTTGTATTTAATGTATTGGCAACAAGAAATGAAGGGATCCCCATATCAATCAGACGTGAGATAGTTCCCCAGGCCGAATTGGTGTGTATTGTAGACAAAACAAGGTGCCCGGTCAATGATGCTCTTATTGCCATGGAGGCTGTATCAGGATCTCTGATCTCTCCCACCATAATTACATCGGGATCTTGCCTGAGGAAGGTTCTTAAAGCACTGCCAAAATTTAAACCAATACTTTCTTTCAACTGAACTTGGTTAATACCTTCAAGCGTGTATTCAATCGGATCTTCTATTGTTAGAATATTCCGTGTTTCTTTATTCAGCAACTTTAATGTTGCATACAATGTAGTAGTCTTACCACTACCGGTAGGACCACTAATAAGCAACATTCCATGAGGACGCTTGGCACCTTCGAGATAGCTCTTTAGATCATATTCCGAAAATCCAAGTCTGGTAATGTCAATATTCGTTGCGTCATTACTCAAAAGTCTTAGTACAACTTTTTCTCCATGTAATGTCGGAAGGACTGAAACACGTATATCAAACTTATTCCCTCTGTGATTAAAGAAAATACGCCCATCCTGGGGTAGTCTTTTCTCCGCAATATCAAGATTAGACATAATCTTGATCTTATTGATCATAGAAGGATAATCATTCTTTTCAAGAATATACCTTTCCACAAGCATTCCATCTATCCTTATCCTTACCCGACAGCGTTCATCATAAATTTCAATATGGATATCACTGCTTTTTAGACTTTTGGCTTCAGCAATAAGATTAGAAAGGAAATCTTCCGAAGTTCCTGTATACGCCTGGCTCTTCTTGCGACTATCCTGGCTATCTCTTAAATAATACTTGCTAAGAGACTTCTGAATTATCTCAGTTGCAATTTTTTCAAGCAGAACGCTTTTACCTAATAAAACCTCAAGCTCTTCCGCAATCATCGGATCAAAAGTACTTTCATCAATAAGAAAGCTTATCTTTTGAGCATCTTCATGTTTAGGAACAATTCTATATTGCCATGCCTGATCCGGAGAAAGGATTTGCAGCAACTCCGCTTTTATTGTCGCTATAGATTCATCATTGTTCATATTTATGACATGATTATGAAAATGAGATCACTAATAGATTTATAGAAAACATCAACAACGATAATCGGTATCAGCAAAGCTGATTGAAGCCCTGCAAGCGGAATGTAATCGTTTTTATTTGCTTTTACCAAACGAATAAGAATTATACTAATTACTATTACCAGAAGGCTTGTGACATAAAACAATACAAAGACAACAGGACTAAACAAAGGTGTGATGGCTAACAAGAACAAAATATCTCCGATACCCAAATAATCCTTTGTTATATTTACAAATTTTCTGCTTTTAACTGAAAAATATCCCCATACCATTACCAACTGAACGATAACGAAAAGCATATTTAATCCACAATCCAGGAGACAGCTCGTTATATCAATCTTCTGTAACCTGAGTAAAAATGTAAATAGAAACAACAATGGGAAAAAGTACCAGCTCACCGCTCTATCCTTCAGATCCTGAAAAAATATAAAGGACAGTACTCCGACCATTAATAATACAAACAGTGCCTGTTGCATAATTTAATCCTGCACAGTTTCTCTCAGGTTTTTATTCTGATCGATTTCCCACTCATTAAAAACTCCATCGCCATCAAAATCAACGACAGCTCTGGCCTTAGCAACAAATGTGGTGGGAGACGCATCCGTTATTTCTATTCTATAATTTGCCTGACCGTTTTCAGATTCATCCACAAGGCTTTCCTGAATAAAACCAATAGCAGCAAGATCACCGGAATATTTGGACTTTTCATAAAAAAACGTTTTTTCCAATGTGTACACATGTTCCAGCTGAATTTTCGCTTCTGTACTTTTAGCTTTGGTAATAAGTGGTAGTAAATTGGGCAAAGCCAACAAAACTAGAATTCCAACAATAACAAGTACAACAAGTACCTCTGTAAGAGTAAACGCAGCTACCTTTGAATTTAAAAGACGTTTCTTCATAAAACTGATTTCAGAAAAATTGGAATCTAATTTACTTAAT
Protein-coding sequences here:
- a CDS encoding GspE/PulE family protein is translated as MNNDESIATIKAELLQILSPDQAWQYRIVPKHEDAQKISFLIDESTFDPMIAEELEVLLGKSVLLEKIATEIIQKSLSKYYLRDSQDSRKKSQAYTGTSEDFLSNLIAEAKSLKSSDIHIEIYDERCRVRIRIDGMLVERYILEKNDYPSMINKIKIMSNLDIAEKRLPQDGRIFFNHRGNKFDIRVSVLPTLHGEKVVLRLLSNDATNIDITRLGFSEYDLKSYLEGAKRPHGMLLISGPTGSGKTTTLYATLKLLNKETRNILTIEDPIEYTLEGINQVQLKESIGLNFGSALRTFLRQDPDVIMVGEIRDPDTASMAIRASLTGHLVLSTIHTNSAWGTISRLIDMGIPSFLVANTLNTTVAQRLVRTLCLHCKEEVSFDPNLYPRQFKAYRTVTRHFVPKGCDHCFYTGYKGRKAVYEVIPIDYELAERIKGGVFDVSSELKERNIKTLSENAFELFEEGLTSLEEIYPLLVNF
- a CDS encoding prepilin-type N-terminal cleavage/methylation domain-containing protein; translated protein: MKKRLLNSKVAAFTLTEVLVVLVIVGILVLLALPNLLPLITKAKSTEAKIQLEHVYTLEKTFFYEKSKYSGDLAAIGFIQESLVDESENGQANYRIEITDASPTTFVAKARAVVDFDGDGVFNEWEIDQNKNLRETVQD